A section of the Halichoerus grypus chromosome 11, mHalGry1.hap1.1, whole genome shotgun sequence genome encodes:
- the LOC118549524 gene encoding LOW QUALITY PROTEIN: olfactory receptor 10D1B-like (The sequence of the model RefSeq protein was modified relative to this genomic sequence to represent the inferred CDS: deleted 1 base in 1 codon), producing the protein MRNLSVVTEFILLGIPHTEDLESMLFVLFLGFYIFTLMGNLLIPLAIISSTRLHSPMYFFLCQLSVCDILFPSVSSAKMLFYLSGNSRVISYAGCVSQLFFYHFLGCTECFPYTAMAYDRFVAICHPLHYTVTMSHRVCAILAVGTSFFGCIQATFLPALTFQLPYYGPNEVDYFFCDIPVMLKLACADTSALVMVGFISVGLMPLSCFLLILTSYSCIVCSILQIQSTEGRRRAFSTCSAHLTAVLLFYMPVDLIYLRPTPSPWLDATVQILNNLVTPMLKPLIYSLRNKEVESSLRKVLHHLGFRPEQL; encoded by the exons ATGAGGAATCTCTCAGTAGTGACTGAATTTATCTTGCTGGGCATCCCACACACCGAGGATCTGGAGAGCATGCTCTTTGTCCTG TTTTTGGGCTTCTACATCTTCACTCTTATGGGGAACCTGCTCATCCCCCTGGCGATCATCTCCTCCACTCGGCTCCACTctcccatgtacttcttcctgtgCCAACTGTCAGTGTGTGACATACTTTTCCCTTCTGTGAGTTCCGCCAAGATGCTCTTCTACCTCTCAGGGAACAGCCGGGTCATCTCCTACGCAGGCTGCGTGTCCCAGCTCTTCTTCTACCATTTCCTGGGCTGTACGGAGTGCTTCCCGTACACAGCGATGGCCTATGACCGCTTTGTCGCCATCTGTCACCCTCTGCACTACACGGTGACCATGAGCCACAGAGTGTGTGCCATCCTGGCCGTGGGGACCTCCTTTTTTGGTTGCATTCAGGCCACCTTTCTACCCGCTCTCACCTTCCAGTTGCCCTACTATGGCCCCAACGAGGTGGACTATTTCTTCTGTGATATCCCAGTGATGCTGAAGCTGGCTTGTGCTGATACCTCAGCCCTGGTGATGGTGGGGTTCATCAGTGTGGGCCTCATGCCCCTCAGTTGCTTCCTTCTCATCCTCACCTCCTACAGTTGCATTGTGTGCTCCATCCTGCAGATCCAGTCTACTGAAGGCAGACGCCGTGCCTTCTCCACCTGCAGTGCCCACCTCACTGCCGTCTTGCTTTTCtacatgccagtggacctcatcTACCTCAGGCCAACCCCAAGCCCCTGGCTGGATGCAACCGTCCAGATCCTGAATAACCTGGTCACCCCCATGCTGAAGCCCTTGATCTATAGCCTCAGGAATAAGGAAGTAGAATCATCTCTGAGGAAGGTGCTGCATCACTTGGGCTTCCGACCTGAGCAGTTGTAG